A single Anopheles arabiensis isolate DONGOLA chromosome 2, AaraD3, whole genome shotgun sequence DNA region contains:
- the LOC120902095 gene encoding copper homeostasis protein cutC homolog: MQILLEVCVDTFESAVAAIQGGADRIELCSALSEGGLTPSVGLLREIKQYLAAEYDAPLLSGRPTIFPVYCMIRCRRGSDFCYSAQEMNAMLWDMRLLKQNGADGFVFGALDPSSSGRVHRQHCEQVVVAAGELPLTFHRAIDCTEEDALGENLKLIAELGFSTVLTSGLKPTAEQGLETITKMKEIADQLTGKSLGVMPGSGVSTQNARQILQRTGCDAIHGSTSITKPAGGHQTGTISMGGSNVDAMPLKVCSKAKVQELRQLIDSIV, translated from the exons atgcaaattctACTAGAAGTGTGTGTCGATACATTCGAATCTGCCGTTGCAGCGATTCAGGGTGGCGCCGACCGTATAGAGCTCTGCTCTGCGCTGAGCGAAGGTGGCCTGACGCCATCGGTGGGACTGTTGCGAGAAATAAAGCAATACCTTGCAGCGGAATACGATGCACCATTGCTAAGCGGTCGTCCAACGATCTTCCCCGTGTACTGCATGATACGGTGCCGAAGGGGTAGTGATTTTTGCTACTCCGCGCAGGAAATGAACGCCATGCTGTGGGATATGCGGCTGTTGAAACAGAACGGTGCCGATGGGTTCGTGTTCGGCGCACTGGATCCATCATCATCCGGCCGCGTGCATCGACAACACTGCGAACAAGTGGTTGTGGCGGCGGGAGAGTTGCCGCTAACCTTTCACCGTGCCATTGACTGCACGGAGGAGGACGCACTGGGCGAGAATCTAAAACTGATAGCTGAGCTGGGCTTTTCGACCGTGTTGACGAGTGGATTGAAACCGACGGCAGAGCAAGGGCTGGAAACGATCactaaaatgaaagaaatagcAGATCAG CTCACCGGTAAATCGCTTGGGGTGATGCCCGGTTCGGGAGTATCGACGCAAAATGCACGGCAAATACTGCAACGTACCGGATGCGATGCAATACACGGATCGACAAGCATAACGAAACCGGCGGGAGGTCATCAAACAGGAACCATATCGATGGGCGGAAGCAATGTCGATGCCATGCCATTGAAGGTGTGCAGTAAAGCAAAGGTGCAAGAGTTGCGCCAATTGATCGATAGCATAGTGTAA
- the LOC120902084 gene encoding 8-oxo-dGDP phosphatase NUDT18, whose translation METNLVRVLEGQYLDELTSELCDFTLEEQNAATEAQGVKPLASSDYIPIVGKTVTYVVACVIVNDHGEVLMMQEAKESCAGKWYLPAGRMEPGETIVEAGVREVLEETGLKVEITTLLAVETAGGSWFRFVLTGNVIGGELKTPSQADQESIQAKWCQNLNELSLRANDILPVVELARNYRKRQPKDPNWHREILPARKAHYKNYLRVVVAIKNKSTNAVYVLLSEKTAYHFPTVEIHPGRSLHSTLKKFMIELFGADLPQHRPHGVLSVEHHTSGTQANPTDGLCLTVLVICRPSIESVSLIGKCIWHELSKDLSARLAVAVAGKNATFQLHVVR comes from the coding sequence ATGGAAACCAACCTGGTGCGCGTTCTCGAGGGCCAGTACCTGGACGAGCTGACGAGCGAGCTGTGCGATTTTACGCTCGAGGAGCAGAATGCGGCCACCGAAGCGCAGGGCGTGAAACCGCTCGCCTCCTCCGACTACATACCGATCGTGGGCAAAACGGTCACGTACGTGGTCGCGTGCGTGATCGTGAACGATCACGGCGAGGTGCTGATGATGCAGGAAGCGAAGGAATCGTGCGCCGGCAAGTGGTACCTGCCGGCGGGCCGCATGGAACCGGGCGAAACGATCGTGGAGGCGGGCGTGCGCGAAGTGCTGGAGGAGACGGGCCTGAAGGTGGAGATCACCACACTGCTGGCGGTGGAAACGGCCGGCGGGTCGTGGTTTCGCTTCGTGCTCACAGGGAACGTGATCGGCGGGGAGCTGAAAACACCCTCCCAGGCCGACCAGGAATCGATCCAGGCGAAGTGGTGCCAGAACCTGAACGAACTGTCCCTGCGGGCGAACGACATCCTGCCGGTGGTGGAGCTGGCCCGCAACTATCGCAAACGGCAGCCGAAGGATCCGAACTGGCACCGGGAGATCCTGCCGGCCCGGAAGGCCCACTACAAGAACTACCTGCGGGTGGTGGTAGCGATCAAGAACAAAAGCACCAACGCGGTGTACGTGCTGCTGAGCGAAAAGACGGCCTACCACTTTCCGACGGTGGAGATCCACCCGGGTCGTAGCCTTCACTCCACGCTGAAGAAGTTCATGATCGAACTGTTCGGTGCGGATCTGCCCCAGCACCGGCCGCACGGTGTGCTGAGCGTGGAGCACCATACCAGCGGGACGCAGGCGAATCCGACGGACGGGCTGTGCCTAACGGTGCTGGTCATCTGCCGACCGTCGATCGAGTCGGTTTCGCTGATTGGGAAGTGCATTTGGCACGAGCTGAGCAAGGATTTGAGTGCTCGGCTCGCGGTGGCCGTGGCTGGCAAAAATGCCACCTTTCAGCTGCACGTGGTACGATAG
- the LOC120894561 gene encoding uncharacterized protein LOC120894561 has protein sequence MRIALASPCTILLAAATTLLCFPLAYGLECYTCSTDSSDVDCDNLAVLEKTSCQPFSATNHPVQPVCGYKRLLPTASEAPQRIWRGCAVSGECALLSRQGNEAFSSAFRMSACEECEEDDCNGPKSGTTRSQTCWWTVGLLIAVKLISTKGWV, from the coding sequence ATGAGGATCGCCTTAGCTTCGCCGTGTACGATCCTGCTAGCTGCTGCTACCACACTGCTGTGCTTCCCGCTCGCATACGGCTTGGAGTGTTATACCTGCAGTACCGATAGCAGTGATGTAGATTGTGACAATCTTGCCGTGCTGGAGAAAACTTCCTGCCAACCATTCAGCGCCACCAATCATCCAGTGCAACCGGTCTGTGGCTACAAACGTCTCCTTCCAACTGCCAGCGAAGCGCCGCAACGTATCTGGCGTGGCTGTGCCGTTAGTGGCGAGTGTGCCCTACTGTCCCGGCAGGGTAATGAGGCGTTCAGCTCGGCGTTTCGAATGTCCGCCTGCGAGGAGTGCGAAGAGGATGATTGCAATGGACCAAAAAGTGGCACCACAAGGTCCCAAACATGCTGGTGGACCGTGGGTCTGTTAATTGCGGTAAAACTGATATCAACGAAGGGGTGGGTATGA
- the LOC120902102 gene encoding V-type proton ATPase subunit E — MALSDADVQKQIKHMMAFIEQEANEKAEEIDAKAEEEFNIEKGRLVQQQRLKIMEYYEKKEKQVELQKKIQSSNMLNQARLKVLKVREDHVSNVLDECRRRLGEVTKDPARYGEILTALITQGLLQLMEAKVLIRGRQADAQVIQNVLPAAVELYKSKCGRDVVVTLDTENFLPADTTGGVDLLAQSGRIKVANTLESRLELIAQQLVPEIRNALFGRNMNRKFND, encoded by the exons ATGGCTCTCAGCGATGCCGATGTCCAGAAACAG ATCAAGCACATGATGGCCTTCATCGAGCAGGAAGCCAACGAGAAGGCGGAAGAGATCGATGCGAAAGCCGAGGAAGAGTTCAACATCGAGAAGGGCCGcctggtgcagcagcagcgcctgAAGATCATGGAGTACTacgaaaagaaggaaaagcagGTCGAGCTGCAGAAGAAGATCCAGTCTTCGAACATGCTGAACCAGGCCCGCTTGAAGGTGCTGAAAGTGCGCGAGGACCATGTATCCAACGTGCTCGATGAATGCCGTCGTCGTCTCGGCGAAGTGACGAAGGATCCCGCCCGCTACGGCGAGATCCTGACTGCCCTCATCACTCAGGGATTGCTACAG CTGATGGAGGCCAAGGTCCTCATCCGTGGCCGTCAGGCGGACGCTCAGGTTATCCAGAACGTACTGCCGGCCGCTGTAGAGCTGTACAAGTCCAAGTGCGGCCGTGACGTGGTGGTCACGCTCGATACGGAAAATTTCCTACCGGCCGACACAACGGGCGGAGTTGACCTGTTGGCACAGTCGGGACGCATCAAG GTGGCCAACACTCTTGAGTCGCGATTGGAGTTGATTGCCCAGCAGTTGGTGCCGGAGATCCGTAATGCGCTGTTCGGTCGCAACATGAACCGCAAGTTCAACGACTAA
- the LOC120894559 gene encoding uncharacterized protein LOC120894559 — translation MSKSPASVVSSDETHSASDESLVISAATSHTSLRSVGVTKAVRKTSKDEPSTAGVPMVKERPPWRPASLTAVVVPPPPKPDIKARLLEASKRMRRVNAVVQTDPVHTKLMKEVSTDEQTDLIPLVDEEILTDGNLVIREVGNLILTHSVAQMTDGVETCDSGTQTAIPRSGISFRKFLEPITGHEQMVSPVASALRTPEEDQLELEGTKTESEQQHTKPLFSCTELEPAGERFPNDPTEPCSSQSGSDSIKEPNTPDLISATVEGDPSPHRTAATLLETPTFAAWQNLDFSDEESEGYVPRELPRRPIGEGDRPWADFKDLVIGSRVANMRLSPVPPRKPRAPNQKTVTWSDRQHRAVSKLINEASALVDMFDHVSLLLGPDITLHKLPPQQDFQLPPAKWEPLLTKSCDLLEEKLAQVRHLSVSDFERQTHEPKISITSCTNSPMLSDVGPADI, via the exons atgagCAAATCGCCTGCAAGCGTAGTGTCGTCCGATGAAACGCACAGTGCCAGTGATGAGTCGCTGGTCATTTCGGCCGCCACTTCACACACTTCGCTCAG ATCGGTTGGAGTGACGAAAGCGGTGCGCAAAACATCCAAAGACGAACCGTCCACGGCCGGAGTTCCGATGGTCAAGGAAAGACCACCGTGGCGTCCCGCAAGCCTTACCGCCGTAGTAGTGCCTCCGCCACCGAAACCCGACATCAAAGCGCGGCTGCTTGAAGCTTCCAA GCGTATGCGTCGCGTCAATGCAGTGGTGCAGACCGATCCGGTGCACACGAAGCTGATGAAGGAGGTGTCCACCGACGAGCAAACCGATCTGATACCGTTGGTGGACGAGGAAATACTGACCGATGGCAATCTAGTGATCCGTGAAGTTGGCAACT TGATTCTGACACATTCCGTTGCGCAGATGACGGACGGGGTGGAAACGTGCGACAGCGGAACCCAGACCGCCATTCCCCGGAGTGGAATATCGTTCCGGAAGTTCCTCGAACCAATCACCGGCCACGAGCAGATGGTGAGCCCGGTAGCTAGCGCCTTGAGAACACCGGAAGAAGATCAGCTGGAGCTCGAAGGTACAAAGACGGAGTCAGAACAGCAACACACGAAGCCTTTGTTCTCCTGCACCGAGCTGGAACCAGCGGGCGAGCGCTTTCCGAACGATCCCACCGAACCGTGCTCGTCGCAAAGTGGCAGCGACAGCATCAAGGAACCAAACACGCCCGACCTAATCAGTGCGACCGTTGAAGGTGACCCATCGCCACACCGGACGGCCGCGACACTGCTCGAAACGCCCACGTTCGCGGCCTGGCAGAATCTCGACTTTTCCGACGAAGAGTCGGAGGGTTACGTGCCCCGGGAGCTACCCCGCCGACCGATCGGTGAAGGCGATCGTCCGTGGGCCGACTTTAAGGATCTGGTCATCGGGTCGCGGGTAGCGAACATGCGCCTCTCGCCCGTGCCGCCCCGCAAACCGCGCGCTCCCAATCAAAAGACGGTGACGTGGAGCGACCGGCAGCACCGCGCCGTCTCGAAGCTGATCAACGAAGCGTCCGCCCTGGTAGACATGTTCGATCACGTGTCGCTGCTGCTCGGGCCGGACATTACGCTGCACAAGCTGCCGCCTCAGCAGGATTTTCAGCTACCGCCGGCAAAGTGGGAACCACTGCTGACGAAATCGTGCGATCTGCTCGAGGAAAAGTTGGCCCAGGTGAGGCATCTTTCGGTGAGTGATTTCGAGCGGCAAACACATGAACCGAAAATTTCGATCACATCTTGCACCAACTCGCCGATGCTGTCGGATGTGGGACCGGCGGATATTTAA
- the LOC120894560 gene encoding 39S ribosomal protein L37, mitochondrial yields MRLTNTLLRQHIGFFFKKHWLQQGKRVPNSTGAEEELAARGITVVDPSEVLKEQRPREDFNIPGMVPPPVALDETHPLWKAEPAYVYGDTNVLLEGVRQAQSLLNTAVYDDLPLKVEEKLEQTKITTQLDRSMQQAVLSALVFDTEQVKNAIVKVPDRPAYKLPRTYGISEGRRNLLILSKLVTHCERFAGRHVNANRKVVFNARFLVPLVKDSERVLLNLKAESMIISQDPLKPLDTSVYRPLDVELPNLFPLKETVSIPVQNIYDWKNEYPISRNYKLSHPHTILIHCSPSDVKNATELPVSRDQIEGRTMLKAFTVAAARARQLYGDDVKTLPSPITVQAVQTDSKTFHFSVYQLNTLDLGSSTERNMWFRKAPLDLYSECGYIVGKPTLADYNKDVLRHFAVFYSN; encoded by the exons ATGCGGCTAACTAACACGCTTCTACGGCAGCACATAGGCTTCTTCTTCAAGAAGCACTGGCTGCAGCAGGGCAAACGTGTGCCGAACAGTACCGGTGCCGAGGAGGAGCTAGCTGCGCGCGGTATCACCGTCGTCGACCCGTCCGAGGTACTGAAGGAGCAGCGACCGCGGGAGGACTTCAATATCCCCGGCATGGTACCGCCGCCGGTAGCGCTGGACGAAACGCATCCCCTGTGGAAGGCCGAACCGGCGTACGTGTACGGAGACACcaatgtgctgctggaaggcgtGCGTCAGGCACAGAGCCTCCTGAACACGGCCGTGTACGACGATCTGCCGCTGAAGGTGGAGGAAAAGCTGGAGCAAACGAAAATAACAACCcagctcgatcgatcgatgcagCAAGCCGTCCTATCGGCACTGGTGTTCGACACGGAGCAGGTCAAAAACGCAATCGTAAAGGTGCCGGACCGTCCGGCGTACAAGCTGCCCCGTACGTACGGTATATCGGAGGGCAGACGGAA TCTGCTGATACTGTCCAAGCTCGTTACACACTGCGAACGTTTTGCGGGACGACACGTGAACGCGAACCGGAAGGTTGTGTTTAATGCACGATTTTTAGTCCCGCTGGTAAAGGACAGCGAACGGGTGCTGCTGAACCTGAAGGCGGAATCGATGATCATATCGCAGGATCCGCTGAAACCGCTCGATACGTCCGTCTATCGGCCGCTGGATGTTGAGCTTCCCAATCTGTTCCCGCTGAAGGAGACGGTCTCCATACCGGTGCAAAACATTTACGACTGGAAGAACGAATATC CTATCAGTCGTAACTATAAGCTGTCCCATCCGCACACCATTCTCATCCACTGTTCGCCAAGCGACGTGAAAAACGCCACCGAGCTACCCGTATCGCGCGATCAAATCGAAGGGCGAACGATGCTGAAAGCGTTCACTGTCGCTGCGGCCCGAGCCCGTCAGCTGTACGGGGACGATGTGAAAACGCTACCCAGCCCGATCACGGTGCAGGCGGTGCAAACCGACAGCAAAACGTTCCACTTTAGCGTCTATCAGCTGAACACGCTCGATCTTGGCTCCAGCACGGAGCGTAACATGTGGTTCCGGAAGGCACCGCTCGACCTGTATTCGGAGTGTGGCTACATCGTCGGCAAACCGACACTGGCCGACTATAACAAGGATGTGCTGCGGCATTTTGCCGTATTCTATTCAAACTAG